Proteins found in one Desulfovibrio porci genomic segment:
- the nusB gene encoding transcription antitermination factor NusB translates to MGKGKNATRRGARELAFQVLYGLSFTPAESPGELRRAFVLSPHNTAMSEEDLSAEPTGFAWELVEGVWSNSKALDAAIGHFSHNWRVDRMGRIELTLLRLAVFEMLYRQDVPPKVAINEALELSGQFGEGNAKNFINGILDAAAKALESGALVPPAARAANP, encoded by the coding sequence ATGGGCAAGGGTAAGAACGCCACCCGCCGGGGCGCGCGCGAACTGGCATTTCAGGTGTTGTACGGGCTTTCCTTCACTCCGGCGGAAAGCCCCGGCGAACTGCGCCGGGCCTTTGTGCTCTCCCCTCATAATACGGCCATGAGCGAAGAGGACCTGTCCGCCGAGCCCACGGGCTTCGCGTGGGAACTGGTGGAAGGCGTCTGGAGTAACAGCAAGGCGCTGGACGCGGCCATCGGCCACTTTTCCCACAACTGGCGTGTGGACCGCATGGGCCGCATTGAGCTGACCCTGCTGCGTCTGGCCGTGTTTGAAATGCTCTACCGCCAGGACGTGCCGCCCAAGGTGGCCATTAACGAGGCTCTGGAACTGAGCGGCCAGTTCGGCGAAGGCAACGCCAAAAACTTCATCAACGGCATTCTGGACGCGGCGGCCAAGGCTCTGGAGAGCGGCGCACTGGTTCCGCCCGCCGCCCGCGCCGCCAACCCTTAA
- the secE gene encoding preprotein translocase subunit SecE, whose amino-acid sequence MAKKQAQAADVKSDKAPNLFARFARYVEDSKAELRKVTWPTLKETRKATLAVLGFVAVMAVILGLVDLGLSALIKSILS is encoded by the coding sequence ATGGCAAAAAAACAGGCGCAAGCCGCGGACGTCAAGTCGGACAAGGCCCCCAATCTCTTTGCGCGCTTTGCGCGTTATGTGGAGGATTCCAAGGCCGAATTGCGCAAAGTCACCTGGCCCACGCTGAAAGAAACGCGCAAGGCCACGCTGGCGGTTTTGGGCTTTGTGGCTGTGATGGCCGTTATCCTGGGGCTGGTGGACCTTGGTCTGTCGGCCCTTATCAAGTCCATACTGTCCTGA
- the tuf gene encoding elongation factor Tu: protein MGKAKYERKKPHVNIGTIGHIDHGKTTLTAAITKIAGLKGEGSFVSYDEIDKAPEEKERGITIATAHVEYETDKRHYAHVDCPGHADYIKNMITGAAQMDGGILVVAATDGPMPQTREHILLARQVGVPQLVVFLNKCDLVDDEELLELVELEVRELLSSYDFPGDDVPVIRGSALKALECDDPNAPEAKCIGELLDACDSFIPDPERDIDKPFLMPIEDVFSISGRGTVVTGRVERGILKVGDEVEIVGIKPTQKTTCTGVEMFRKLLDQGQAGDNIGALLRGTKRDDVERGQVLAAPKSITPHKKFKAEVYVLSKEEGGRHTPFFSGYRPQFYFRTTDITGVIGLPEGVEMVMPGDNSQFIVELIAPIAMEAGLRFAIREGGRTVGSGVVTEIIE from the coding sequence ATGGGCAAAGCCAAATATGAACGCAAGAAGCCCCATGTAAACATCGGCACCATCGGGCACATCGACCACGGCAAAACCACCCTGACCGCCGCCATCACCAAAATTGCCGGCCTGAAGGGCGAGGGCAGCTTCGTTTCGTATGACGAAATTGACAAGGCCCCCGAAGAAAAAGAGCGTGGCATCACCATTGCTACCGCCCATGTGGAATACGAGACCGACAAGCGCCATTACGCGCATGTGGACTGCCCCGGCCACGCCGACTACATCAAGAACATGATCACCGGCGCCGCCCAGATGGACGGCGGTATCCTGGTGGTGGCCGCCACCGACGGCCCCATGCCCCAGACCCGTGAGCACATCCTGCTCGCCCGTCAGGTGGGCGTGCCCCAGCTGGTGGTCTTCCTGAACAAGTGCGATCTGGTGGACGACGAGGAACTGTTGGAACTGGTGGAACTGGAAGTGCGTGAACTGCTCTCTTCCTACGACTTCCCCGGCGACGACGTGCCCGTGATCCGCGGTTCCGCCCTGAAGGCCCTGGAATGCGACGATCCCAATGCGCCTGAAGCCAAATGCATCGGCGAGCTGCTCGACGCCTGCGACAGCTTCATCCCCGATCCCGAGCGCGACATCGACAAGCCCTTCCTGATGCCCATTGAAGACGTGTTCTCCATCTCCGGCCGCGGCACCGTGGTGACCGGTCGTGTGGAACGCGGCATCCTCAAGGTGGGTGACGAAGTGGAAATCGTGGGCATCAAGCCCACCCAGAAGACCACCTGCACGGGCGTGGAAATGTTCCGCAAGCTGCTGGACCAGGGTCAGGCCGGCGACAACATCGGCGCCCTGCTGCGCGGCACCAAGCGTGACGACGTGGAACGCGGCCAGGTGCTCGCGGCTCCCAAGTCCATTACGCCGCACAAGAAGTTCAAGGCTGAAGTGTACGTGCTCTCCAAGGAAGAAGGCGGCCGTCATACGCCCTTCTTCTCCGGCTATCGTCCGCAGTTCTACTTCCGCACCACGGACATCACCGGCGTCATCGGTCTGCCCGAAGGCGTGGAAATGGTTATGCCCGGCGACAACTCGCAGTTCATCGTGGAACTGATCGCCCCCATCGCCATGGAAGCCGGTCTGCGCTTCGCCATCCGTGAAGGCGGCCGCACCGTGGGTTCCGGCGTCGTTACCGAAATTATCGAGTAA
- a CDS encoding JAB domain-containing protein produces the protein MSATTDSTTSPHSGHRARLRERLKRDPLAVADYEVLELLLGYGLTRKDTKPLAKELLRRFGTIRGALDARPDELLQVPGFGPGLMALWRVQRELLARYAASAARQREILATPDAVARMAQSRLAGCPHEECWLALVDARNGLIFWERLRRGGIGQVPVQPRDVLEAALTHKASGIILVHNHPGGSPGPSQPDLMLTTELQRLAPRMGLRFLDHVIVTEGDCYSITQSKRI, from the coding sequence ATGTCAGCAACGACCGACTCCACCACCTCGCCGCACAGCGGGCACCGCGCCCGCCTGCGTGAGCGGCTGAAACGCGACCCTCTGGCCGTGGCGGATTATGAGGTGCTGGAGCTTTTGCTCGGCTACGGGCTCACGCGCAAAGACACCAAGCCGCTGGCCAAGGAATTGCTGCGGCGCTTCGGCACCATCCGGGGCGCGCTGGATGCCAGACCGGACGAGTTATTGCAGGTGCCCGGCTTCGGGCCGGGTCTCATGGCCCTCTGGCGGGTTCAGCGCGAGTTGCTGGCCCGGTACGCGGCCTCGGCCGCGCGCCAACGCGAAATCCTGGCCACGCCGGACGCCGTTGCCCGCATGGCGCAAAGCCGCCTGGCCGGTTGCCCGCATGAGGAATGCTGGCTGGCCTTGGTGGACGCGCGCAACGGGCTGATTTTCTGGGAACGCCTGCGGCGCGGTGGCATCGGCCAAGTGCCCGTACAGCCCAGGGATGTCCTGGAGGCGGCGCTCACGCACAAAGCCAGCGGCATCATTCTGGTCCACAACCACCCCGGCGGCAGTCCGGGACCTTCCCAGCCGGATCTCATGCTGACCACCGAGCTGCAACGGCTGGCCCCGCGTATGGGCCTGCGTTTTCTGGATCATGTCATCGTCACTGAGGGAGACTGCTACAGTATAACACAGAGCAAACGCATCTGA
- the rplK gene encoding 50S ribosomal protein L11, with translation MAKKEVAKIKLQIPAGAANPSPPVGPALGQHGLNIMGFCKEFNARTQDQKGMIIPVVITVYADRSFSFITKTPPAAVLIMKAAKLEKGSGEPNRNKVGSLSMAQVEEIAKVKLPDLNASTLESAVKSIAGTARSMGIDIK, from the coding sequence ATGGCCAAAAAAGAAGTTGCCAAGATCAAATTGCAGATTCCCGCGGGCGCGGCGAACCCCTCGCCGCCGGTGGGTCCGGCCTTGGGCCAGCACGGCCTGAACATCATGGGCTTCTGCAAGGAATTCAATGCCCGCACCCAGGACCAGAAAGGGATGATCATCCCCGTGGTCATCACGGTCTACGCCGACCGTTCCTTCAGCTTCATCACCAAAACGCCTCCGGCGGCGGTGCTGATCATGAAGGCGGCCAAGCTTGAAAAGGGTTCCGGCGAACCCAACCGCAACAAGGTGGGCAGCCTCAGCATGGCTCAGGTGGAAGAGATCGCCAAGGTCAAACTGCCGGATCTCAACGCCTCTACCCTTGAATCCGCCGTAAAGTCCATTGCGGGCACCGCCCGCAGCATGGGCATTGACATCAAGTAA
- the lon gene encoding endopeptidase La, whose translation MPDESNVNAAAQGIPDALPVLPVRDVVIFNYMILPLFIGREKSVQAVESALKNGRHLLVCAQREESTDDPAPEDLYSVGTVVQIMRLLKMPDSRVKILVQGVSRARITGYSQVEPYLEARIETLPEVTPQTDATLEALLRSAREQSEKVLTLRGLASPDVLAVLQGVDDPGRLADLIAANMRMKIADAQRILEAENPLERLTLVNAQLQREVEVATVQARIQSSAREGMDKAQKDYFLREQLKAIRQELGENEPEGEDDLENLKQALDKAGLPKDVRKEADKQLRRLSGMHADSSEANVVRTYLDWLVELPWKKLSRDRLDIAHAKEILDEDHCGLDKIKDRILEFLSVRKLNPQSKGPILCFAGPPGVGKTSLGRSIARALGRKFQRLSLGGMHDEAEIRGHRRTYIGAMPGRIIQAVKQAGTRNPVIVLDEVDKLGTDFRGDPSSALLEVLDPEQNHTFSDHYLNVPFDLSKVMFLCTANHLETIPAALRDRMEVISLPGYTMQEKAEIARKHLLPKKITENGLAEGDVALSDAALEKVIKEYTREAGLRNLERELASICRKLARRKAEGKKAPFKVEPKDVEKLLGAPRFVEDEKEKELMPGMALGLAWTPAGGEVLTVEASVMKGKGGLTLTGQLGDVMKESAQAALSYIRSRAEELGVDPSFAGKQDIHVHVPAGATPKDGPSAGVTLTTALISALSNRRVRADLCMTGEITLQGRVLPVGGIKEKILAGVARGLKHVIIPQQNVKDLEDVPGELLKRITVHPVHHYDELLPLVFEAKGKRGGGVKAGQSGKAAPEPRPKSPARPAVAATARRGRAERPAEA comes from the coding sequence CTGCCCGACGAGAGCAACGTCAACGCCGCGGCGCAGGGCATCCCCGACGCGTTGCCCGTGCTGCCGGTACGCGACGTGGTCATCTTCAACTATATGATCCTGCCGCTGTTCATCGGCCGCGAAAAATCCGTGCAGGCCGTGGAATCCGCCCTGAAAAACGGCCGGCATCTTCTGGTCTGCGCCCAGCGTGAGGAAAGCACCGACGATCCCGCACCGGAGGATCTTTACAGCGTGGGCACCGTGGTCCAGATCATGCGCCTGCTCAAGATGCCGGACTCGCGGGTGAAAATTCTGGTTCAGGGCGTGAGCCGCGCGCGGATCACCGGCTACAGCCAGGTGGAACCCTATCTGGAAGCGCGCATCGAAACCCTGCCAGAAGTCACACCCCAGACCGACGCCACCTTGGAGGCGCTGCTGCGCTCCGCGCGCGAGCAGAGCGAAAAGGTGCTCACCCTGCGCGGCCTGGCCTCGCCGGACGTGCTGGCCGTATTGCAGGGCGTGGACGATCCGGGCCGCCTGGCGGACCTTATCGCCGCCAACATGCGGATGAAGATCGCGGACGCCCAGCGCATCCTGGAAGCGGAAAATCCTCTGGAACGTCTGACCCTGGTCAACGCCCAGCTCCAGCGTGAAGTGGAAGTGGCCACAGTGCAGGCCCGCATCCAGAGCTCGGCCCGCGAGGGCATGGACAAGGCCCAGAAGGATTATTTCCTGCGCGAGCAGCTCAAGGCCATCCGCCAAGAGCTGGGTGAAAACGAGCCCGAGGGCGAGGACGATCTGGAAAACCTGAAACAGGCCCTGGACAAGGCCGGCCTGCCCAAGGACGTGCGCAAGGAGGCGGACAAGCAGTTGCGCCGCCTGTCCGGCATGCACGCTGATTCCTCGGAAGCCAACGTGGTGCGCACCTATCTGGACTGGCTGGTGGAACTGCCCTGGAAGAAGCTCTCACGCGACCGTCTGGACATTGCCCACGCCAAGGAAATTCTGGACGAGGATCATTGCGGCCTGGACAAGATCAAGGACCGCATTCTGGAATTCCTCAGCGTGCGCAAACTCAACCCGCAGTCCAAGGGACCTATCCTCTGCTTCGCGGGCCCTCCCGGCGTGGGCAAAACCTCGCTGGGCCGCTCCATCGCGCGGGCGCTGGGCCGCAAGTTCCAGCGACTGTCCCTGGGCGGCATGCACGACGAGGCTGAAATTCGCGGACACCGGCGCACCTACATCGGTGCCATGCCCGGACGGATCATCCAGGCCGTCAAGCAGGCCGGCACCCGTAATCCGGTCATCGTACTGGACGAAGTGGACAAGCTGGGCACGGACTTCCGGGGCGATCCCTCCTCGGCGCTGCTGGAAGTGCTGGACCCGGAACAGAACCACACCTTCAGCGATCACTATCTGAACGTGCCCTTTGATCTGTCCAAGGTCATGTTCCTGTGCACGGCCAACCATCTGGAAACCATTCCGGCGGCCCTGCGCGACCGTATGGAGGTCATCTCCCTGCCCGGTTACACCATGCAGGAAAAGGCGGAGATCGCCCGCAAGCATCTGCTGCCCAAAAAGATCACCGAGAACGGCCTGGCCGAGGGCGACGTGGCGCTCAGCGACGCGGCTCTGGAAAAGGTCATCAAGGAGTATACGCGCGAGGCGGGCCTGCGCAATCTGGAACGCGAACTGGCGTCCATCTGCCGCAAGCTGGCCCGGCGCAAGGCGGAGGGCAAAAAAGCGCCCTTCAAGGTGGAGCCCAAGGATGTGGAAAAGCTCCTCGGCGCGCCCCGTTTTGTGGAAGACGAAAAGGAAAAGGAACTCATGCCCGGCATGGCCCTGGGTCTGGCCTGGACTCCGGCCGGCGGCGAAGTGCTGACCGTGGAGGCCAGCGTCATGAAGGGCAAGGGCGGCCTGACCCTCACCGGACAGCTGGGTGATGTCATGAAGGAAAGCGCCCAGGCGGCCCTGAGCTATATCCGCAGCCGCGCGGAAGAACTGGGTGTGGACCCGTCCTTTGCTGGCAAGCAGGATATCCACGTGCATGTCCCGGCGGGCGCCACCCCCAAGGACGGCCCCTCGGCGGGCGTGACCTTGACCACGGCCCTGATTTCGGCCCTCAGCAACCGCAGGGTGCGGGCCGACCTCTGCATGACCGGCGAGATCACCTTACAGGGCCGTGTGCTGCCCGTGGGCGGCATCAAGGAAAAAATCCTGGCCGGAGTGGCCCGGGGTCTGAAGCACGTGATCATCCCGCAGCAAAACGTCAAGGACCTGGAAGACGTGCCCGGGGAGCTGCTCAAACGCATCACAGTGCACCCGGTGCATCACTACGACGAGCTCCTTCCGCTGGTCTTTGAAGCCAAGGGCAAGCGCGGCGGCGGCGTAAAAGCCGGCCAGTCCGGAAAAGCCGCGCCCGAGCCGCGCCCCAAAAGCCCGGCCCGCCCGGCCGTCGCGGCCACGGCGCGACGCGGACGCGCGGAACGGCCCGCCGAGGCCTGA
- a CDS encoding DNA polymerase III subunit delta yields the protein MSPQNGTDRNGRPGFSFLVCPDSRLLRTHLAEQLAVFSSAGGPWERHVYWGDEEPPPRFWEQLSLQGLFGASRVLLVRQAQLWPAAVWKKISQALARPSAQCWPFFCLEVNWEKGQPKIPAHIAKLRCLAFADQQGWIWRHEGLTERGVKRHVQQRARDLELNFEADALEQFCASVPPDAQAIENELQKLSLLRGIHGPDNAGGAGADDRITAAMTATAAWSPECNVFACIRHMEAGNLAAVWKELCRSRDSDSLLFSLLALLARELRLLWQTQAGEKVRLHPSEAGLKKQLALRLGPRGLAEGMAAVADAEWQVKSGRRTPEQTLDFLAARLTVLFGQAASR from the coding sequence ATGAGTCCGCAGAACGGAACCGACAGAAACGGCAGGCCCGGCTTCAGCTTTCTGGTCTGCCCGGACAGCCGGTTGCTCCGCACTCATCTCGCGGAACAACTGGCCGTCTTTTCGTCGGCGGGCGGTCCGTGGGAACGCCATGTTTACTGGGGCGACGAGGAGCCGCCGCCGCGCTTCTGGGAACAGCTCAGCCTGCAAGGCCTATTCGGCGCGTCACGCGTCCTGCTGGTCCGTCAGGCCCAGCTCTGGCCCGCGGCTGTCTGGAAAAAGATATCCCAGGCGCTGGCCCGGCCTTCGGCCCAGTGCTGGCCCTTTTTCTGCCTGGAAGTAAACTGGGAGAAGGGGCAGCCCAAGATCCCGGCCCATATCGCCAAACTGCGCTGTCTGGCCTTTGCCGACCAGCAGGGCTGGATCTGGCGGCATGAGGGGCTGACCGAGCGCGGCGTCAAACGTCATGTGCAGCAGCGCGCCCGCGATCTGGAGCTGAACTTTGAAGCCGACGCCCTGGAACAGTTCTGCGCCTCGGTGCCGCCGGACGCCCAGGCCATTGAAAACGAACTGCAGAAGCTCTCGCTTCTGCGTGGAATCCACGGGCCGGATAACGCCGGGGGCGCGGGCGCAGACGACAGGATCACGGCCGCCATGACCGCCACCGCCGCCTGGAGCCCGGAGTGCAATGTCTTTGCCTGCATCCGTCATATGGAGGCCGGCAACCTGGCCGCTGTCTGGAAGGAGCTGTGCCGCAGCCGGGACAGCGACAGCCTGCTCTTTTCCCTGCTGGCGCTGCTGGCCCGTGAACTGCGGCTGCTCTGGCAGACACAGGCCGGGGAAAAGGTGCGCCTGCACCCGTCCGAGGCCGGTCTGAAAAAGCAACTGGCCTTGCGCCTCGGCCCGCGCGGTTTGGCCGAAGGCATGGCGGCTGTGGCGGACGCCGAATGGCAGGTCAAAAGCGGCCGCCGCACGCCGGAACAGACCCTGGATTTTCTGGCGGCGCGGCTTACAGTTCTGTTCGGCCAGGCCGCGTCGCGCTAA
- the prmC gene encoding peptide chain release factor N(5)-glutamine methyltransferase has translation MRLREYEHDAARRLTKAGVDSPRLCAQLLAGHVLGLDRLHCVLAAERELALPEIDALEALTARRAAGEPLAYILGAREFFGRDFLVTPDTLIPRPETELLVETALELLPVHHSLRFADLGAGSGCIGVTLCLERPQWRGLLLELSAPALCVARENAARLGAAARLDALRADMRSVPLQPGSCGLVVSNPPYIAEAEQSEVMDEVLRYEPHTALFSPREGLAHLRAVISQAARILQPGGLLLLEHGASQGPAVRELLSSTCVFDGIATRRDLAGLDRCALARKV, from the coding sequence GTGCGCCTGCGGGAATATGAACATGACGCCGCAAGGCGACTGACAAAGGCGGGGGTGGACAGCCCCCGCCTTTGCGCGCAACTGCTGGCCGGACACGTGCTGGGTCTGGACCGGCTGCACTGTGTTCTGGCGGCGGAACGCGAACTTGCGCTTCCGGAGATTGACGCGCTGGAGGCTCTGACGGCCCGACGGGCCGCCGGCGAGCCTCTGGCCTATATCCTCGGCGCGCGGGAATTTTTCGGACGGGATTTTCTGGTCACGCCCGACACGCTGATCCCCCGCCCGGAGACGGAACTGCTGGTGGAAACGGCACTGGAACTTTTGCCCGTGCACCATTCGCTCCGCTTTGCGGATCTGGGCGCGGGCTCCGGCTGCATCGGCGTGACCCTCTGTCTGGAGCGCCCGCAATGGCGCGGTCTGCTGCTGGAACTCAGCGCTCCGGCCCTGTGCGTGGCTCGCGAAAATGCCGCACGACTGGGGGCCGCCGCGCGTCTGGACGCGCTGCGGGCCGATATGCGTTCCGTGCCGTTGCAACCCGGCTCCTGTGGCTTGGTGGTCAGCAATCCGCCGTACATCGCGGAGGCCGAGCAAAGCGAAGTTATGGACGAAGTGCTGCGTTATGAACCGCACACGGCGCTTTTTTCGCCCCGGGAAGGCCTGGCCCATTTGCGCGCCGTCATCAGCCAGGCCGCCCGCATTCTCCAGCCCGGAGGCCTGCTGCTTCTGGAACACGGCGCAAGCCAGGGCCCGGCGGTGCGGGAGCTTTTATCCTCCACCTGCGTATTTGACGGCATCGCCACCCGGCGCGATCTGGCCGGGCTGGACCGTTGCGCTCTGGCCCGGAAAGTGTAG
- the leuS gene encoding leucine--tRNA ligase, whose translation MTQERYNPQAIEEKWQARWREGKSFASTHESDKPKYYVLEMFPYPSGNIHMGHVRNYSIGDVVARCKRMQGFNVLHPMGWDAFGLPAENAAIKHHVHPAQWTYANIDNMRAQLQRLGYSYDWSREIATCRPEYYRWEQMFFLRLLEKGLVYRKKAPQNWCPSCHTVLANEQVIDGLCWRCDSRVEQKDLTQWFLKITAYGDELLADLALLEGSWPDRVLAMQRNWIGKSTGAAISFGLKKAVEGVSGIDVFTTRPDTVFGVTFMTLAPEHPLVEKLIEGYEKADEVRAFVERIRNMDRLDRQSDNLEKEGVFTGAYALHPFTGQRVPLWLGNFVLADYGTGAVMGVPAHDQRDFDFARKYGLPVQVVISPEGQTLDPRSMTEAWTGPGLMVNSGSFDGLPNEEGKKAVADALEKNNKGKATTQFRLRDWNISRQRFWGAPIPVVYCEKCGVVPEKEENLPVLLPLDVKVRDDGRSPLPETPSFAECACPRCGGPARRETDTMDTFVESSWYFARYTDARDDKAPFKTEALQYWLPVDQYIGGVEHAILHLLYSRFFTKVLRDLGFFPKDLAEPFTNLLTQGMVLKDGGKMSKSKGNVVDPTEMINKYGADTVRLFCLFAAPPERDFDWSDSGIEGASRFLARIWRLFTEEEARLLPLKACGATAVDAGSLESRDLRRKEHLTVKKAGEDMGGRFQFNTAIAAVMELVNAMHLSREKLGHSEAENRVFSSAMATVLTLLSPITPHLCEELWQRLGHPAPLADEPWPQWDEAATAQDMITVALQVNGKLRGTLEVVAGADKAALEQAALADPAVLRHTDGLTVRKVVVVPGKLVNIVAN comes from the coding sequence ATGACGCAAGAACGCTACAATCCGCAGGCTATCGAAGAAAAATGGCAGGCCCGCTGGCGGGAGGGAAAATCCTTCGCCAGCACGCACGAGAGCGATAAGCCCAAGTATTACGTGCTGGAGATGTTTCCCTACCCCTCGGGCAACATCCACATGGGCCATGTGCGCAACTATTCCATCGGCGACGTGGTGGCGCGCTGCAAACGCATGCAGGGCTTCAACGTGCTGCACCCCATGGGCTGGGACGCTTTCGGCCTGCCCGCCGAAAACGCGGCCATCAAGCATCATGTGCACCCGGCCCAGTGGACCTACGCCAATATCGACAATATGCGCGCCCAGTTGCAACGCCTGGGCTATTCCTACGACTGGTCGCGTGAAATCGCCACCTGCCGCCCGGAATACTACCGCTGGGAGCAGATGTTCTTTCTGCGCCTGCTGGAAAAAGGCCTGGTCTACCGCAAAAAGGCCCCGCAGAACTGGTGTCCCTCCTGCCATACGGTGCTGGCCAACGAACAGGTCATCGACGGCCTCTGCTGGCGTTGCGACAGCCGGGTGGAGCAGAAGGATCTGACCCAGTGGTTTCTGAAGATCACGGCCTACGGCGACGAACTGCTGGCAGACCTCGCCCTGCTGGAAGGCAGTTGGCCGGACCGCGTGCTGGCCATGCAGCGCAACTGGATCGGCAAATCCACGGGCGCGGCCATCAGTTTCGGCCTGAAAAAAGCCGTTGAGGGCGTATCCGGCATTGATGTGTTCACCACCAGGCCGGATACCGTCTTCGGCGTGACCTTCATGACCCTGGCCCCGGAACATCCGCTGGTGGAAAAGCTCATTGAAGGCTACGAAAAAGCCGACGAAGTGCGCGCCTTTGTGGAGCGCATCCGCAATATGGACCGCCTGGACCGCCAGTCCGACAACCTGGAAAAGGAAGGCGTCTTCACCGGCGCATATGCCCTGCATCCCTTTACCGGCCAACGCGTGCCGCTCTGGCTGGGCAATTTCGTGCTGGCTGACTACGGCACCGGCGCGGTTATGGGCGTGCCCGCCCACGACCAGCGCGACTTCGATTTCGCCCGCAAATACGGCCTGCCCGTGCAAGTGGTCATCAGCCCCGAGGGCCAGACGCTTGATCCCCGCAGCATGACCGAAGCCTGGACAGGCCCCGGCCTGATGGTCAATTCCGGCTCCTTTGACGGCCTGCCCAATGAAGAAGGCAAGAAGGCCGTGGCCGACGCGCTGGAAAAGAACAACAAGGGCAAGGCCACCACCCAGTTCCGCCTGCGCGACTGGAACATCTCGCGCCAGCGCTTCTGGGGCGCGCCCATTCCGGTGGTCTACTGCGAAAAATGCGGCGTGGTGCCGGAAAAGGAAGAAAATCTGCCCGTGCTCCTGCCCCTGGATGTGAAGGTGCGCGACGACGGCCGCTCTCCCCTGCCGGAAACGCCGTCCTTCGCGGAGTGCGCCTGCCCCCGCTGCGGCGGCCCGGCCCGGCGCGAAACCGACACCATGGACACCTTTGTGGAATCCTCCTGGTATTTCGCCCGCTACACCGACGCCCGCGACGACAAGGCTCCCTTCAAGACCGAGGCGCTGCAATACTGGCTGCCCGTGGACCAGTATATCGGCGGCGTGGAGCATGCCATTCTGCATCTGCTCTATTCCCGTTTCTTCACCAAGGTGCTGCGCGATCTGGGCTTCTTCCCCAAGGATCTGGCCGAGCCCTTCACCAACCTACTGACCCAGGGCATGGTGCTCAAGGACGGCGGCAAGATGTCCAAGTCCAAGGGCAATGTGGTGGATCCCACAGAGATGATCAACAAATACGGCGCGGACACCGTGCGCCTGTTCTGTCTCTTCGCGGCTCCGCCGGAGCGGGATTTTGACTGGTCGGACTCGGGTATTGAAGGCGCGTCGCGTTTTCTCGCCCGCATCTGGCGGCTTTTCACCGAAGAGGAAGCCCGTCTGCTCCCGCTCAAGGCCTGCGGAGCGACCGCCGTGGACGCGGGCAGCCTGGAAAGCCGCGACCTGCGCCGCAAGGAGCATCTCACGGTCAAAAAAGCCGGTGAGGACATGGGCGGCCGCTTCCAGTTCAATACGGCCATCGCCGCCGTCATGGAACTGGTCAACGCCATGCACCTCTCGCGCGAAAAACTGGGCCACAGCGAGGCCGAGAACCGCGTCTTCTCCTCGGCCATGGCCACAGTGCTGACCCTGCTTTCGCCCATCACCCCGCATCTCTGCGAGGAGCTCTGGCAACGGCTGGGGCACCCCGCGCCGCTGGCCGACGAGCCCTGGCCACAATGGGACGAGGCCGCCACGGCTCAGGATATGATTACCGTGGCCCTGCAGGTCAACGGCAAACTGCGCGGCACCCTGGAAGTGGTCGCCGGAGCGGACAAGGCCGCGCTGGAACAGGCCGCCCTGGCTGATCCGGCGGTGCTGCGCCACACGGACGGCCTGACCGTGCGCAAGGTGGTGGTGGTTCCCGGCAAACTGGTCAACATCGTGGCCAATTAG
- the nusG gene encoding transcription termination/antitermination protein NusG, protein MKDPVIDENSELSKRPRWYIVHTYSGFEQRVQKTINEMSRTGQDQGLIQEVVVPTEKVIELAKGGEKRTTTRKFYPGYVMVRMIMTDLSWHLVQSIPKVTGFVGGRNRPTPMRDSEAERILALMETRQETPRPKFNFERGDEVRVIDGPFGGFNGVVEDVNYDKGKLRVSVSIFGRQTPVELDFVQVSKG, encoded by the coding sequence ATGAAAGATCCCGTCATCGATGAAAACTCCGAGTTGAGCAAACGGCCGCGCTGGTACATCGTGCATACCTACTCGGGTTTCGAGCAGCGCGTGCAAAAGACCATCAACGAGATGAGCCGCACCGGTCAGGATCAGGGCCTTATTCAGGAAGTGGTGGTGCCCACGGAAAAGGTCATCGAACTTGCCAAGGGTGGCGAAAAGCGCACCACGACGCGCAAGTTCTATCCCGGCTACGTGATGGTGCGCATGATCATGACCGATTTGTCTTGGCACTTGGTGCAATCCATACCCAAGGTAACCGGTTTTGTGGGCGGCAGAAACCGTCCCACGCCCATGCGCGACAGCGAAGCCGAGCGCATTTTGGCGCTCATGGAAACACGTCAGGAAACCCCCCGCCCCAAGTTCAATTTTGAGCGGGGCGACGAAGTGCGCGTCATTGACGGGCCTTTCGGCGGCTTTAACGGCGTGGTGGAAGACGTCAACTATGACAAGGGAAAACTGCGCGTCTCCGTTTCCATTTTCGGCCGTCAAACGCCGGTGGAGCTGGATTTCGTACAGGTCTCCAAAGGTTAA
- the rpmG gene encoding 50S ribosomal protein L33, with product MRVNIILACTECKRRNYSTRKNKKNTTGRLEMKKYCPWDKKHTVHRETR from the coding sequence ATGAGAGTCAACATCATTCTGGCTTGCACCGAATGCAAGCGGCGCAATTACAGCACCCGGAAGAATAAGAAGAACACCACCGGGCGGCTGGAAATGAAAAAATATTGTCCCTGGGACAAGAAGCACACAGTGCATCGCGAAACCAGGTAA